From a region of the Chitinophaga caseinilytica genome:
- a CDS encoding RNA polymerase sigma factor — translation MESNSNGPSLPGTTLPQECAITFDEVYAQYWKPLLRTAYRILQDEPAAEDVVQDTFIKLWEHWDMPHINIKGWLFTTSYHLVLKKLKQLQSVERMELASFSEPLPAGPTNPSRQISCSWP, via the coding sequence GTGGAATCAAATAGCAACGGACCATCACTACCAGGAACCACGCTCCCGCAGGAGTGCGCCATTACGTTCGACGAGGTCTACGCGCAATACTGGAAGCCCTTGCTGCGTACCGCTTACAGGATCCTGCAAGATGAACCGGCTGCCGAAGACGTTGTGCAGGATACATTCATCAAACTCTGGGAGCATTGGGATATGCCCCATATCAATATCAAAGGCTGGCTATTCACCACATCCTATCACCTCGTCCTCAAAAAACTGAAACAGCTGCAATCCGTTGAACGGATGGAGCTGGCCAGTTTTTCCGAGCCCTTGCCCGCGGGGCCGACGAATCCATCGAGGCAAATCAGCTGCAGCTGGCCGTAG
- a CDS encoding FecR family protein, with amino-acid sequence MDNDIFKKLIQKQKDGLPLSPEEDALLRQWYDQLLEEALLETDDHIPEEQGRELRRRIDLAIAERTTKRFQIRDLRRIAAILLVGVTLLAGAFWFWPRKVVNDVQADIMAGVNKASLTLADGSVIALDDMHDGPVAVQHGVRVEKESDGNIRYHDKGTQEAALPATNTITTPKGGQYRITLPDGSVARLNAASSLSYPVRFSGRERRVKMTGEVYFEISKQPMPGGAGNMPFFVESPGQEVQVLGTHFNINAYSDEPAVKTTLVEGSVKVTTGDGTSALLKPGQQTVLTNHLIVQPADIAQQLAWTNGDFVFRGETLEGVLRQVGRWYDVSVEYPPHIGQLRFSGMISRSQPLSAIVKMIQSTKKATVTIKERRLIVTD; translated from the coding sequence ATGGACAACGATATATTTAAGAAACTAATACAGAAACAAAAGGACGGGCTGCCGTTAAGCCCGGAAGAAGATGCATTGCTGCGGCAATGGTACGATCAGTTGCTCGAAGAGGCGTTGCTGGAAACGGACGATCATATCCCGGAGGAACAAGGCCGCGAACTGCGCCGCCGGATCGATCTGGCCATCGCGGAACGGACAACAAAGCGCTTCCAAATAAGGGATCTCCGTCGCATCGCTGCCATCCTTTTGGTGGGAGTAACCCTGTTGGCTGGCGCTTTTTGGTTCTGGCCGCGTAAAGTGGTAAATGATGTGCAGGCCGATATCATGGCCGGCGTCAACAAGGCGAGCCTCACGCTGGCAGACGGGTCCGTCATTGCGCTGGACGATATGCACGACGGCCCGGTTGCCGTTCAGCATGGCGTTCGTGTCGAGAAGGAATCGGATGGAAATATCCGGTATCATGACAAAGGAACGCAGGAAGCAGCGCTTCCTGCCACCAATACCATCACAACCCCCAAGGGCGGTCAGTACCGCATCACCCTGCCCGATGGGTCGGTGGCCAGGCTCAACGCAGCATCTTCCCTCAGTTACCCTGTTCGCTTCTCCGGCAGGGAACGCCGCGTGAAAATGACGGGCGAAGTGTATTTCGAGATCAGCAAGCAACCGATGCCCGGCGGCGCCGGTAACATGCCGTTTTTCGTGGAATCTCCCGGCCAGGAAGTGCAGGTATTGGGCACGCATTTCAACATCAACGCTTATAGCGATGAGCCCGCCGTCAAAACAACACTGGTGGAGGGAAGCGTAAAAGTCACAACCGGCGATGGCACGTCCGCATTGCTGAAACCCGGCCAGCAAACCGTGTTGACGAATCATCTGATCGTACAACCAGCCGATATTGCCCAGCAACTGGCCTGGACAAACGGCGATTTCGTATTCCGCGGAGAAACCCTGGAAGGTGTGCTCCGGCAGGTGGGGCGCTGGTACGATGTATCGGTGGAGTATCCGCCGCATATCGGCCAGCTGCGCTTCAGCGGGATGATATCCCGGTCGCAGCCGCTTTCCGCCATCGTTAAAATGATCCAATCCACGAAAAAAGCAACGGTAACTATAAAAGAAAGGAGGTTGATCGTGACTGATTAA
- a CDS encoding TonB-dependent receptor domain-containing protein encodes MTPDLNLRGSYSKTVIRPDFREIGMFGMYDFEIDGYVYGEHVQSTLIDNMDVRVEWYPSPGEIVSITGFYKKLDKPIELIHSEASNYTFANMENAKNYGLEMEIRKNFSFLSGKDWLKQLFVYVNGTVLKSEVNVLSHWQWINNPVTQKAERVQVRYPNQDRPLIGQSPWLLNLGAGYWGDDFGATVNYNHRGYRTNLANVNMARVEYELAPRLLDAQLYARFFKRKLEVKLNLSNLLDDYTRFYMNIHDYTQDDTKFSVLKEGRSIRYRKEDGDIITYKRKDGRRFSLSFSYSF; translated from the coding sequence CTGACGCCCGATCTGAACCTCCGGGGAAGCTATTCGAAAACCGTCATCCGGCCGGATTTCAGGGAGATTGGCATGTTCGGGATGTATGATTTCGAGATCGATGGATATGTGTACGGGGAGCACGTGCAATCTACCCTTATCGATAACATGGACGTGAGGGTGGAATGGTATCCGTCGCCCGGGGAGATCGTTTCCATCACCGGATTCTATAAAAAACTCGACAAGCCCATCGAACTGATCCATTCGGAAGCGTCCAACTACACTTTCGCCAATATGGAAAATGCGAAGAATTATGGGCTGGAAATGGAAATCCGGAAGAACTTCTCCTTTCTGTCTGGCAAAGATTGGTTGAAGCAGCTGTTTGTGTATGTGAATGGCACTGTGCTCAAATCCGAGGTGAATGTGCTGAGCCACTGGCAATGGATCAACAACCCGGTAACGCAAAAGGCGGAACGGGTACAGGTCCGCTATCCTAACCAGGACAGGCCTTTGATCGGGCAGTCGCCATGGTTGCTGAACCTGGGTGCCGGCTATTGGGGGGATGATTTCGGGGCCACCGTCAACTACAATCACCGCGGGTACCGGACCAACCTGGCCAACGTGAACATGGCGCGGGTGGAATATGAACTGGCGCCCAGGCTGCTGGATGCGCAGCTGTATGCACGTTTTTTCAAACGGAAACTGGAAGTCAAACTTAACCTGTCGAACCTACTGGACGATTATACACGGTTCTATATGAACATTCACGACTACACGCAAGACGATACAAAGTTTTCCGTGTTGAAGGAAGGCCGCAGTATCAGGTATCGCAAGGAAGACGGGGACATTATCACGTATAAAAGAAAGGACGGGCGCAGGTTCAGCCTGAGTTTTTCCTACAGTTTTTAA
- a CDS encoding carboxypeptidase regulatory-like domain-containing protein, which yields MKITMFLFTCLLLQVHASSYAQRVSINRQHAPIHTVLEDIRKQAQYDFFYDTDLFSHAKPVSIRISDATVAQVLDVVFKNLPYTYTIDNKWVVISAAATKMNVAPETPRQQPGRIAGKILDDRGAPLPGASVRIIQTGQAALSGVDGSYNFNVVPGSYTVEVRYISFQTRQITQVDVKAGQLTGLNIALKTASSTLSQVVVTGTFKKESVAGLYAAQKNAASVTDGISAEQISRSPDNDMGQVLKRVTGLTTVNNRNVIVRGMSDRYNQAMLDGVVVPSTSQNRRDFSFDIIPTEMVSAVVVNKTATPDVSAEFSGGQVSVNTIDIPEKNFTSIQYGTGGNSQTIGKDFHRLGKRNTGEYFGINNSSAKMPDGMKTWIWDNRAMQLDAPPGYNLTDPELNNVPLNTIEYGKDVKYNDLDAIAQSRKLNNDALKPYTYKGQPNQNMRLSLGRVYELGKESRFGFAVSANVRNEQQIVIFNNTRLSTKGNYMDSTGLGDNGAGTSYRFNSNMGLAANMGWQGKAFKIALKNIYARTYSDNFNESIRKAHDDSHPVANKLLYQLPETMSLQQHQLTGSWQLPWKIRAEGMFTVNRIRQQIMDERKLSYQLTTVFAGKPYFQNPSLMTNSMASVGGSIKDWRMWTSINETDYNWSAAISRKFGADKKVSTLMKFGYQAWSKKRSLDVFKFIPWTRSWAEGTTNQLPPAIEISYDQLFSPGNIGNGNGQAYYYADALGGRFYDGKMGAHALYLMADQKLWDRLRLVYGVRAEYFDLNSSAGSAVSKGLPETGNRPGCGIAAPVRGEGKQLALSSVHQRHLQPDARSEPPGKLFENRHPAGFQGDWHVRDV from the coding sequence ATGAAAATCACCATGTTCCTCTTCACTTGCCTGTTATTGCAGGTACATGCGAGCTCCTATGCCCAGCGCGTCAGCATCAACCGGCAGCATGCCCCGATACACACGGTACTGGAGGATATCAGGAAACAGGCACAATATGATTTTTTCTATGATACCGACCTGTTCAGCCACGCGAAACCGGTCAGCATCCGGATTTCCGATGCAACCGTGGCACAGGTGCTCGATGTTGTATTCAAAAACCTGCCCTATACCTATACGATCGATAATAAATGGGTGGTCATATCCGCTGCAGCAACTAAAATGAACGTTGCTCCGGAAACGCCCCGCCAGCAACCCGGCCGCATCGCCGGGAAAATCCTCGACGACCGCGGCGCACCGCTTCCCGGCGCCAGCGTCAGGATCATACAAACGGGCCAGGCCGCGCTGAGCGGCGTAGACGGCAGTTACAATTTTAACGTCGTTCCGGGAAGTTACACCGTAGAAGTCCGCTACATTTCTTTCCAGACGCGGCAAATCACCCAGGTAGACGTAAAGGCCGGGCAACTGACGGGCCTCAACATCGCCCTGAAAACAGCCAGCAGCACGCTGTCGCAGGTAGTGGTGACCGGCACCTTCAAAAAAGAAAGCGTGGCCGGTCTGTACGCCGCGCAGAAAAATGCAGCTTCGGTAACGGACGGCATCTCCGCGGAGCAGATCTCCCGTTCGCCAGACAATGACATGGGCCAGGTGCTGAAGCGCGTGACGGGTTTAACGACCGTCAATAATCGAAATGTGATCGTACGCGGCATGTCTGACCGCTACAACCAGGCGATGCTCGATGGCGTGGTAGTGCCAAGCACTTCCCAGAACCGGCGCGACTTTTCCTTCGACATCATCCCGACGGAAATGGTCAGCGCCGTCGTGGTCAACAAAACCGCAACACCGGACGTTTCCGCTGAATTTTCCGGCGGACAGGTTTCCGTGAACACCATCGACATCCCCGAAAAGAATTTCACTTCCATTCAATACGGCACCGGAGGTAACTCGCAAACGATCGGGAAGGACTTTCACCGGTTGGGCAAACGGAACACCGGCGAGTACTTCGGTATTAATAACAGTTCCGCGAAAATGCCGGACGGGATGAAAACCTGGATCTGGGACAACCGCGCCATGCAGCTCGACGCGCCTCCGGGCTACAACCTGACAGATCCGGAATTGAACAACGTACCGCTCAACACCATCGAATACGGGAAAGACGTCAAATACAATGACCTGGACGCCATCGCCCAATCCAGGAAGCTGAACAACGATGCGCTGAAACCTTATACTTACAAGGGGCAACCCAATCAGAACATGCGTTTGTCGCTCGGGCGGGTATACGAACTGGGGAAGGAAAGCCGCTTCGGTTTCGCCGTTTCCGCAAACGTGCGGAACGAACAGCAGATCGTGATTTTCAATAACACACGGTTATCGACAAAGGGCAATTACATGGACAGCACCGGGCTGGGCGACAATGGCGCCGGTACATCTTACCGGTTCAACAGCAACATGGGATTGGCTGCGAACATGGGCTGGCAGGGCAAGGCGTTCAAGATCGCCCTGAAGAATATCTACGCCCGCACCTACAGCGATAACTTCAATGAATCCATCCGCAAGGCCCACGACGATTCTCACCCCGTCGCCAACAAGCTGCTTTATCAGTTGCCGGAAACCATGTCGCTGCAGCAACATCAGTTAACGGGCAGCTGGCAATTGCCCTGGAAGATCAGGGCGGAAGGGATGTTTACCGTCAACCGGATCCGGCAACAGATAATGGACGAACGGAAGCTGTCTTACCAGTTAACGACCGTCTTCGCCGGCAAACCGTATTTCCAAAACCCGTCCCTGATGACCAACAGCATGGCTTCGGTGGGCGGGAGCATCAAGGATTGGCGGATGTGGACGTCGATTAACGAAACGGATTATAACTGGAGCGCCGCCATTTCCCGCAAATTCGGCGCAGACAAAAAGGTGTCTACCCTCATGAAATTCGGATACCAGGCCTGGTCGAAAAAGCGGTCGCTGGATGTGTTCAAATTCATCCCCTGGACGCGTTCCTGGGCCGAAGGTACCACCAACCAGCTGCCGCCCGCCATTGAAATCAGCTACGATCAGCTATTCTCGCCCGGGAATATCGGGAACGGGAACGGACAGGCCTACTATTACGCGGATGCCTTGGGTGGACGGTTCTACGACGGTAAGATGGGCGCGCATGCGCTTTACCTGATGGCCGACCAAAAGCTTTGGGACCGGCTGCGGTTGGTGTATGGCGTGCGTGCGGAGTATTTCGATCTCAATTCCAGTGCAGGAAGCGCTGTATCAAAGGGCTTACCGGAAACAGGAAATCGACCCGGATGCGGAATTGCGGCACCGGTTCGGGGTGAAGGAAAACAGCTGGCGCTTTCTTCCGTCCATCAACGCCACCTACAGCCTGACGCCCGATCTGAACCTCCGGGGAAGCTATTCGAAAACCGTCATCCGGCCGGATTTCAGGGAGATTGGCATGTTCGGGATGTATGA
- a CDS encoding sigma factor-like helix-turn-helix DNA-binding protein: protein MSRHDKLSIKHIALELGISPKTVEYHISTALRRIRQRISGAMLLLIYLFL, encoded by the coding sequence ATGAGCCGGCACGATAAACTATCCATCAAGCACATCGCCCTGGAGCTGGGCATTTCCCCGAAAACCGTGGAATACCACATTTCCACCGCGCTCAGGCGCATCCGCCAGCGTATCAGCGGCGCAATGCTGCTGCTGATTTATCTTTTTCTGTAA